A portion of the Pseudomonas sp. PSE14 genome contains these proteins:
- a CDS encoding DUF4399 domain-containing protein, which produces MRTMLPCLGLAALLAASSAIAADMPRTPAPEGAKVYFIEPADGATVGKTFTVKFGLKGMGVAPAGVDSPATGHHHLLIDLKEQPAMNMPLPMNDTIKHFGKGQTETEVTLPPGKHTLQLLVGDKNHVPFDPPVESQKITVNVK; this is translated from the coding sequence ATGAGAACCATGTTGCCTTGCCTCGGTCTCGCTGCGCTGCTCGCCGCGTCTTCCGCGATTGCCGCCGACATGCCGCGCACCCCGGCCCCGGAAGGCGCCAAGGTGTACTTCATCGAGCCGGCCGACGGCGCCACCGTCGGCAAGACCTTCACTGTCAAGTTCGGCCTCAAGGGCATGGGCGTAGCGCCCGCCGGCGTGGATTCCCCGGCTACCGGCCACCACCACCTGCTGATCGACCTGAAGGAGCAGCCGGCGATGAACATGCCGCTGCCGATGAACGACACCATCAAGCACTTCGGCAAGGGCCAGACCGAGACCGAAGTGACCTTGCCGCCGGGCAAGCACACCCTGCAACTGCTGGTGGGCGACAAGAACCACGTGCCGTTCGACCCGCCGGTGGAGTCGCAGAAGATCACTGTCAACGTGAAGTGA
- a CDS encoding histone deacetylase family protein, with protein MLTIYTDDHRLHHGQHELIGGQFTPCFEKPSRADMVLDRVKAVKLGDIQAPRDFGLEPILRVHDEGFVRFLQHAWRDWLATGRTHDMLPIAWPTRRLRQKEPDSIDGRLGYYSFDAGAPITAGTWQAITSSVNVAMTGQAELAKGARSVFSLCRPPGHHASADFMGGYCFLNNAAIAAQSILDQGASRVAILDVDYHHGNGTQDIFYDRADVLFTSIHGDPRFEYPYFLGYADEKGQGVGEGFNFNYPLASGSDWSVWSLALQAAIRQISAYKPDVLIVSLGVDTFKEDPISQFKLDSPDYLRMGEAIGKLGLPTLFVMEGGYAVEEIGINAVNVLQGFDSIG; from the coding sequence ATGTTGACGATCTACACCGACGACCATCGCTTGCACCACGGTCAGCACGAGCTGATCGGCGGCCAGTTCACCCCTTGCTTCGAGAAGCCCAGTCGCGCCGACATGGTGCTGGACCGGGTCAAGGCGGTGAAACTCGGCGACATCCAGGCCCCGCGCGACTTCGGGCTGGAGCCGATCCTGCGGGTGCATGACGAGGGCTTCGTGCGCTTCCTGCAACACGCCTGGCGCGACTGGCTGGCCACCGGCCGGACCCACGACATGCTGCCGATCGCCTGGCCCACCAGGCGCCTGCGGCAGAAGGAGCCCGACAGCATCGACGGCCGCCTGGGCTACTACTCCTTCGATGCCGGCGCGCCGATCACCGCCGGCACCTGGCAGGCGATCACCAGCTCGGTGAACGTCGCCATGACCGGCCAGGCCGAACTGGCCAAGGGCGCGCGCTCGGTGTTCTCCCTCTGCCGCCCGCCGGGCCACCACGCCTCGGCGGACTTCATGGGCGGCTACTGCTTCCTCAACAACGCCGCCATCGCCGCCCAGTCGATCCTCGACCAGGGCGCCAGCCGCGTGGCGATCCTCGACGTGGACTACCACCACGGCAACGGTACCCAGGACATCTTCTACGACCGCGCCGACGTGCTGTTCACCTCGATCCACGGCGACCCGCGCTTTGAGTACCCCTACTTCCTCGGCTACGCCGACGAGAAGGGCCAGGGCGTGGGCGAAGGCTTCAACTTCAACTACCCGCTGGCCTCGGGCAGCGATTGGTCGGTGTGGAGCCTGGCGCTGCAGGCGGCGATCCGGCAGATCTCGGCCTACAAGCCGGACGTGCTGATCGTGTCGCTGGGCGTAGACACCTTCAAGGAAGACCCGATCTCCCAGTTCAAGCTGGACAGCCCGGACTACCTGCGCATGGGCGAAGCCATCGGCAAGCTCGGCCTGCCGACCCTGTTCGTCATGGAGGGCGGCTACGCGGTGGAAGAGATCGGCATCAACGCCGTGAACGTGCTGCAAGGCTTCGACAGCATCGGCTGA
- a CDS encoding FAD-binding oxidoreductase: MTREALIESLKPLLEPGKLLTDADSLETYGKDWTKHFAPAPLAIAFPRSTEQVQAIVRWANEHKVALVPSGGRTGLSAAAVAANGEVVVAFDYMNKILDFNAFDRTAVCQPGVVTKQLQLFAEENGLYYPVDFASSGSSQIGGNIGTNAGGIKVIRYGMTRNWVAGLKVVTGKGDLLELNKDLIKNATGYDLRQLFIGAEGTLGFVVEASMRLERQPKNLTAMVLGTPDFDSIMPVLHAFQSKLDLTAFEFFSDKALAKVMARGDVPPAFETDCPFYALLEFEATTEEVANEALATFEHCVEQGWVLDGVMSQSEQQLQNLWKLREYISETISHWTPYKNDISVTVSKVPAFLKDIDAIVEANYPDFEVVWFGHIGDGNLHLNILKPENLTKDEFFAKCATVNKWVFETVQKYNGSISAEHGVGMTKRDYLGYSRSEAEIGYMKAVKAVFDPNGIMNPGKIFAE; the protein is encoded by the coding sequence ATGACCCGCGAAGCCCTGATCGAATCGCTCAAGCCCCTGCTGGAGCCCGGCAAGCTGCTGACTGACGCCGATTCCCTCGAGACCTACGGCAAGGACTGGACCAAGCATTTCGCCCCGGCGCCGCTGGCCATCGCCTTCCCCAGGAGCACCGAGCAGGTCCAGGCCATCGTTCGCTGGGCCAATGAGCACAAGGTCGCGCTGGTCCCCTCGGGCGGCCGCACCGGGCTTTCCGCTGCCGCCGTCGCCGCCAATGGCGAGGTGGTCGTGGCCTTCGACTACATGAACAAGATCCTCGACTTCAACGCCTTCGACCGCACCGCGGTGTGCCAGCCGGGCGTGGTGACCAAACAGCTGCAGCTGTTCGCCGAGGAAAACGGCCTGTACTACCCGGTGGACTTCGCATCCTCCGGTTCCAGCCAGATTGGCGGCAATATCGGCACCAATGCCGGCGGGATCAAGGTCATTCGCTACGGCATGACCCGCAACTGGGTGGCTGGCCTGAAGGTCGTCACCGGCAAGGGCGACCTGCTGGAGCTGAACAAGGACCTGATCAAGAACGCCACCGGCTACGACCTGCGCCAGCTGTTCATCGGCGCCGAGGGCACCCTGGGCTTCGTGGTCGAGGCCAGCATGCGCCTGGAGCGCCAGCCGAAGAACCTCACCGCGATGGTCCTGGGCACCCCGGACTTCGACTCGATCATGCCGGTGCTGCACGCCTTCCAGAGCAAGCTGGACCTGACCGCCTTCGAATTCTTCTCCGACAAGGCCCTGGCCAAGGTCATGGCCCGTGGCGACGTACCGCCGGCCTTCGAGACCGACTGCCCGTTCTACGCCCTGCTGGAATTCGAGGCGACTACCGAGGAAGTGGCCAACGAGGCGCTGGCGACTTTCGAACATTGTGTAGAGCAGGGCTGGGTGCTGGACGGCGTGATGAGCCAGAGCGAGCAGCAGTTGCAGAACCTGTGGAAGCTGCGCGAGTACATCTCCGAGACCATCTCGCACTGGACCCCGTACAAGAACGACATCTCGGTGACCGTCAGCAAGGTTCCGGCCTTCCTCAAGGACATCGACGCCATCGTCGAGGCCAACTACCCGGACTTCGAGGTCGTGTGGTTCGGCCACATCGGCGACGGCAACCTGCACCTGAATATCCTCAAGCCCGAGAACCTGACCAAGGACGAGTTCTTCGCCAAGTGCGCGACCGTCAACAAGTGGGTTTTCGAAACGGTTCAGAAATACAACGGCTCGATCTCCGCCGAGCACGGTGTGGGCATGACCAAGCGCGATTACCTGGGGTACTCTCGCTCCGAGGCTGAAATCGGCTACATGAAGGCGGTCAAGGCGGTGTTCGATCCGAACGGGATCATGAACCCCGGCAAGATCTTCGCCGAATAA
- a CDS encoding ABC transporter permease — protein sequence MKSANPLWRFTGVRPAAWLFFAFLYVPIFVLVVLSFNSGQSATLWESFSLKWYAVVADDPEILRAAKNSLIVASLATIISTTLATLAALGMRGRTFRGQGLMSGVLGLPLLVPEIVTAVATLMFFAFIGLKLSLFTILLAHVVFCIPFAYLPIRARLEGMDPRLAEAAADLYASPWKTFWKVTFPLLMPGILSGAMLAFIISMDDFVITYFVAGAGATTLPVYIFSSIRMGISPKINAISSIILLISIAFVALSYYVGQRRR from the coding sequence ATGAAGTCGGCCAATCCGCTCTGGCGTTTCACCGGCGTACGGCCCGCGGCCTGGCTGTTCTTCGCCTTCCTCTACGTCCCGATCTTCGTGCTGGTGGTGCTGAGCTTCAACAGCGGTCAGTCGGCGACGCTGTGGGAGAGCTTCAGCCTGAAGTGGTACGCGGTGGTGGCGGACGACCCGGAGATTCTCCGCGCGGCGAAGAACTCGCTGATCGTCGCCAGCCTCGCCACGATCATCTCCACCACGCTGGCCACCCTCGCCGCCCTGGGCATGCGCGGCCGGACCTTCCGCGGCCAGGGTCTGATGAGCGGCGTGCTGGGCCTGCCGCTGCTGGTGCCGGAGATCGTCACCGCCGTGGCGACCCTGATGTTCTTCGCCTTCATCGGCCTGAAGCTGTCGCTGTTCACCATCCTGCTGGCGCACGTGGTGTTCTGCATCCCCTTCGCCTACCTGCCGATCCGTGCCCGCCTCGAAGGCATGGACCCGCGCCTGGCCGAAGCGGCGGCGGACCTCTACGCCTCGCCCTGGAAGACCTTCTGGAAGGTGACCTTCCCGCTGCTGATGCCGGGCATCCTCTCCGGGGCGATGCTGGCGTTCATCATCTCGATGGACGACTTCGTCATCACCTACTTCGTCGCCGGCGCCGGGGCCACTACCTTGCCGGTGTACATCTTCAGCTCCATCCGCATGGGGATTTCCCCGAAGATCAACGCCATTTCTTCAATAATACTGTTGATTTCCATCGCGTTCGTTGCGTTGTCGTACTACGTCGGCCAGCGTCGCCGCTGA
- the serA gene encoding phosphoglycerate dehydrogenase yields MSKTSLDKSKIKFLLLEGVHQNAVDTLKAAGYSNIEYLKGALSGEELKEKIADVHFIGIRSRTQLTEEVFDAAKKLIAVGCFCIGTNQVNLDAARERGIAVFNAPYSNTRSVAELVLAEAILLLRGIPEKNASCHRGGWIKSAANSFEIRGKKLGIVGYGSIGTQLSVLAEALGMQVFFYDTVTKLPLGNAQQIGNLHELLGMSDIVSLHVPELPSTQWMIGEKEIRAIKKGGILINAARGTVVELDHLAEAIKDEHLIGAAIDVFPVEPKSNDEEFESPLRGLDRVILTPHIGGSTAEAQANIGLEVAEKLVKYSDNGTSVSSVNFPEVALPSHPGKHRLLHIHANIPGVMSEINKVFADNGINISGQYLQTNDKVGYVVIDVDAEYSDLALEKLQHVNGTIRSRVLF; encoded by the coding sequence ATGAGCAAGACTTCTCTCGACAAGAGCAAGATCAAATTCCTTCTCCTTGAAGGCGTGCACCAGAATGCCGTCGACACCCTCAAGGCCGCCGGCTACTCCAACATCGAGTACCTCAAGGGCGCGCTGTCCGGCGAGGAACTGAAGGAAAAGATCGCCGATGTGCACTTCATCGGTATCCGCTCCCGCACCCAGCTCACCGAAGAAGTCTTCGATGCCGCCAAGAAGCTGATCGCCGTAGGCTGTTTCTGCATCGGTACCAACCAGGTCAACCTGGACGCCGCCCGCGAGCGCGGCATCGCGGTGTTCAACGCGCCCTACTCCAACACCCGTTCGGTGGCCGAACTGGTGCTGGCCGAAGCCATCCTGCTGCTGCGCGGCATCCCGGAGAAGAACGCCTCCTGCCACCGTGGCGGCTGGATCAAGTCGGCGGCCAACTCCTTCGAGATCCGCGGCAAGAAGCTGGGCATCGTCGGCTACGGCTCCATCGGCACCCAGCTCTCGGTCCTCGCCGAAGCCCTGGGCATGCAAGTGTTCTTCTATGACACCGTGACCAAGCTGCCGCTGGGTAACGCCCAGCAGATCGGCAACCTGCACGAGCTGCTCGGCATGTCCGACATCGTCTCGCTGCACGTGCCGGAACTGCCGTCCACCCAGTGGATGATCGGCGAGAAGGAAATCCGCGCCATCAAGAAGGGCGGCATCCTGATCAACGCCGCGCGCGGCACCGTCGTCGAGCTGGACCACCTGGCCGAAGCGATCAAGGACGAGCACCTGATCGGCGCTGCCATCGACGTGTTCCCGGTCGAGCCCAAGTCCAACGACGAAGAGTTCGAAAGCCCGCTGCGCGGCCTGGACCGCGTGATCCTGACCCCGCACATCGGTGGCTCCACCGCCGAAGCCCAGGCCAACATCGGCCTGGAAGTGGCCGAGAAGCTGGTCAAGTACAGCGACAACGGTACTTCGGTTTCTTCCGTCAACTTCCCGGAAGTGGCCCTGCCGTCGCACCCGGGCAAGCACCGTCTGCTGCACATCCACGCCAACATCCCGGGCGTGATGAGCGAGATCAACAAGGTGTTCGCCGACAACGGCATCAACATCTCCGGCCAGTACCTGCAGACCAACGACAAGGTCGGCTACGTGGTGATCGACGTCGACGCCGAGTACTCGGACCTGGCGCTGGAGAAGCTGCAGCACGTGAACGGCACCATCCGTAGCCGCGTGCTGTTCTAA
- a CDS encoding ABC transporter permease, translating to MSTLRAQAERKSLFNRLALTSPAMIMLVVFLVLPLGIMFAVSIQAPGDYGGVKWGQHTVEAYINFLWERDLDDSLAFNADYLGIFQRSFWLSILTTLGCLLIGFPTALYLALQDERRRNLLMFLVTVPFWTNLLVRVYAWILLLRNGGLIDEGLHGLGFTDASIGLLYTDNAVIIGLLYTYLPFMVLPIYTSLEKMDWRLVEAAFDLGANRWKALKRIIIPLAMPGIVAGSILVFIPSLGSYIIPELLGGGKSLMIGNLIQLQFGTAHNWPFGAALSFALLAFVLLAMMIYSMRFKQGTAGGHP from the coding sequence ATGAGCACACTGCGCGCACAAGCGGAACGCAAATCGCTGTTCAATCGCCTGGCCCTGACCAGCCCGGCGATGATCATGCTGGTGGTGTTCCTCGTCCTGCCGCTGGGCATCATGTTCGCCGTGTCGATCCAGGCACCGGGGGACTACGGCGGCGTGAAGTGGGGCCAGCACACCGTCGAGGCCTACATCAACTTCCTCTGGGAGCGCGACCTGGACGACAGCCTGGCGTTCAACGCCGACTACCTGGGTATCTTCCAGCGCTCCTTCTGGCTGTCGATCCTGACCACCCTGGGCTGCCTGCTGATCGGCTTCCCCACCGCGCTGTACCTGGCGCTGCAGGACGAACGCCGGCGCAACCTGCTGATGTTCCTGGTCACGGTGCCGTTCTGGACCAACCTGCTGGTGCGGGTCTACGCCTGGATCCTGCTGCTGCGCAACGGCGGACTGATCGACGAGGGGCTGCACGGGCTGGGCTTCACCGACGCCTCCATTGGCCTGCTCTACACCGACAACGCGGTGATCATCGGCCTGCTCTACACCTACCTGCCGTTCATGGTGCTGCCCATCTACACCAGCCTGGAAAAGATGGACTGGCGCCTGGTGGAAGCCGCCTTCGACCTGGGCGCCAACCGCTGGAAGGCGCTCAAGCGGATCATCATCCCGCTGGCCATGCCCGGCATCGTCGCCGGCAGCATTCTGGTGTTCATCCCCTCGCTGGGCAGCTACATCATTCCCGAGCTGCTGGGGGGCGGTAAGTCGCTGATGATCGGCAACCTGATCCAGCTGCAGTTCGGCACGGCGCACAACTGGCCGTTCGGCGCGGCGCTGTCCTTTGCCCTGCTAGCCTTCGTACTGCTGGCAATGATGATCTACAGCATGCGCTTCAAGCAGGGCACCGCGGGAGGTCATCCATGA
- a CDS encoding extracellular solute-binding protein, with the protein MKFRRTPIARTLVAASLLLAGSAHAEGTLHFANWSDYFPPELLKKFEKDTGIHATLDSYDSNETLLAKLKAGGGAYDVVVPSDSFIEIFVKEDLLQKLDKAQLPNLANLKDKFKTLTYDPGHDYTVPYLWGTTGYSYDSAKVPGGKLEESWKPFFEPPAELKGKVVALNSIEELYAPASYYLGINECTEDPKEAAKIQELLLKQKPMLAMYNSDGTIERMAAGEVSMHQQWNGAFHRAHAQRASLVYVYPKEGIRLFIDNLAIPKDATNIKEAHAFLNWMMQPENIAAASNFAKYNNAIAGSDKYMEKELFDDPAINTPADKLDRLKPFQLCSPKALQLRSKVWTKLKK; encoded by the coding sequence ATGAAATTCCGCCGTACCCCCATCGCCCGCACGCTCGTCGCCGCCAGCCTGTTGCTGGCCGGCAGCGCCCACGCCGAAGGCACCCTGCACTTCGCCAACTGGTCGGACTACTTCCCGCCGGAGCTGCTGAAGAAGTTCGAAAAGGACACCGGCATCCACGCCACCCTCGACTCCTACGACAGCAACGAAACCCTGCTGGCCAAGCTCAAGGCCGGTGGCGGCGCCTATGACGTGGTGGTGCCCTCGGACAGCTTCATCGAGATCTTCGTCAAGGAAGACCTGCTGCAGAAGCTCGACAAGGCGCAGCTGCCGAACCTGGCCAACCTGAAAGACAAGTTCAAGACCCTGACCTACGATCCGGGCCACGACTACACCGTGCCCTACCTGTGGGGCACCACCGGCTACAGCTACGACAGCGCCAAGGTCCCCGGCGGCAAGCTGGAGGAAAGCTGGAAGCCCTTCTTCGAGCCGCCGGCCGAGCTGAAAGGCAAGGTGGTGGCGCTCAACTCCATCGAGGAGCTTTACGCCCCGGCGTCCTACTACCTGGGCATCAACGAGTGCACCGAAGACCCGAAAGAGGCGGCGAAGATCCAGGAGCTGCTGCTCAAGCAGAAGCCGATGCTGGCGATGTACAACAGCGACGGCACCATCGAGCGCATGGCCGCCGGCGAAGTTTCCATGCACCAGCAGTGGAACGGAGCCTTCCACCGCGCCCACGCCCAGCGCGCCAGCCTGGTCTACGTCTATCCGAAGGAAGGCATCCGCCTGTTCATCGACAACCTGGCCATTCCCAAGGACGCCACCAACATCAAGGAAGCCCACGCTTTCCTGAACTGGATGATGCAGCCGGAAAACATCGCCGCCGCCTCCAACTTCGCCAAGTACAACAACGCCATCGCAGGCTCGGACAAGTACATGGAGAAGGAGCTGTTCGACGACCCGGCGATCAACACCCCGGCCGACAAGCTGGACCGCTTGAAGCCCTTCCAGCTGTGCTCGCCCAAGGCGCTGCAACTGCGCTCCAAGGTGTGGACCAAGCTGAAGAAATAA
- a CDS encoding fumarylacetoacetate hydrolase family protein, which produces MSYQHQYVDGTPIHFTLGKVVCVGRNYAEHAKELNNPVPTEPLLFIKPGSCTVSPAGGFAIPEDRGAVHYEAEIAVLIGKPLSRKPSAEEVLDAISGYAPALDLTLRDVQAKLKEKGLPWELAKSFDGAFVLAPFVSADHFPDPTDIGIRLTIDGEVRQDGNSRDMLNPIVPLIQHICGHFSLQPGDVVSTGTPVGVGPLQSGNALVLELPGASRFESRVL; this is translated from the coding sequence ATGAGTTACCAGCATCAGTATGTCGATGGCACCCCGATCCATTTCACCCTGGGCAAGGTGGTGTGCGTCGGCCGCAACTATGCGGAACATGCCAAGGAGCTGAACAACCCGGTGCCGACCGAGCCGCTGCTGTTCATCAAGCCCGGTTCCTGCACCGTGTCGCCGGCCGGCGGCTTCGCCATTCCCGAGGATCGCGGCGCGGTGCACTACGAAGCGGAGATCGCCGTGCTGATCGGCAAGCCGCTGTCGCGCAAGCCCAGCGCTGAAGAGGTGCTGGATGCCATCTCCGGCTACGCACCGGCGCTGGACCTGACCCTGCGCGACGTGCAGGCCAAGCTGAAGGAAAAGGGCCTGCCCTGGGAGCTGGCCAAGTCCTTCGACGGTGCCTTTGTGCTCGCGCCCTTCGTCAGCGCCGACCACTTCCCGGACCCGACCGACATTGGCATCCGCCTCACCATCGACGGTGAAGTCCGCCAGGACGGCAACAGCCGCGACATGCTCAACCCCATCGTGCCGCTGATCCAGCACATCTGCGGGCACTTCTCGCTGCAGCCGGGCGACGTGGTGTCCACCGGCACGCCGGTCGGGGTCGGGCCGCTGCAGAGCGGCAATGCCCTGGTGCTGGAACTTCCCGGCGCCAGCCGATTCGAAAGCCGCGTGCTTTAA
- a CDS encoding SdiA-regulated domain-containing protein translates to MTISLLRPRWLLLALLLLLIVLAALTVRFHWDDRARLWLREQDTGTQERAESVWLPGYRAVIQAKQLTGGLEGQEASDLAYNPVTRTLFTVTGKKPLLAELSLSGDVLRVIPLLGMSNPEGVAVLENGNIAVTDERRNSLTIFHVDPQTRELSTEKLASFDLGPRGKKNKGIEGIAWDPRQHRLVLGQERDPLALFSLPSDGGPSVSGALQPLAGDLLMTNVSALSIDPRTGHTLVLSAESHLLLELDEKGEPVSFISLLGGLNGLHDRIPRAEGVAIDEQGTIYMVSEPDLFYVFKREVAPAKAD, encoded by the coding sequence ATGACCATTTCCCTGCTTCGTCCGCGCTGGCTGCTGCTGGCACTGCTGCTCCTCCTGATCGTGCTGGCCGCTCTGACCGTCCGCTTCCATTGGGACGATCGCGCCCGTCTCTGGCTGCGTGAGCAGGACACCGGTACACAGGAGCGCGCCGAGAGCGTCTGGCTGCCCGGTTACCGCGCCGTGATCCAGGCCAAGCAACTGACCGGCGGCCTGGAAGGCCAGGAAGCCTCCGATCTGGCCTATAACCCGGTGACCCGTACCCTGTTCACCGTGACCGGCAAGAAGCCGCTGCTCGCCGAGCTGTCGCTCTCCGGCGATGTGCTGCGGGTGATCCCCCTGCTGGGCATGTCCAACCCCGAGGGCGTGGCGGTGCTGGAGAACGGCAATATCGCCGTGACCGACGAGCGCAGGAATTCGCTGACCATCTTCCATGTCGACCCGCAGACCCGCGAACTGAGCACCGAGAAACTCGCCAGTTTCGACCTCGGCCCGCGCGGCAAGAAGAACAAGGGCATCGAGGGCATCGCCTGGGACCCACGCCAGCACCGCCTGGTCCTGGGGCAGGAGCGTGATCCGCTGGCGCTGTTCAGCCTGCCCAGCGACGGCGGCCCGAGCGTGAGCGGTGCCCTGCAGCCGCTGGCCGGCGACCTGTTGATGACCAACGTTTCGGCCCTGAGCATCGACCCGCGCACCGGGCATACCCTGGTGCTGTCGGCGGAATCGCACCTGCTGCTGGAACTGGACGAAAAGGGCGAACCGGTGAGCTTCATCAGCCTGCTCGGCGGCCTCAATGGCCTGCACGACCGGATTCCGCGCGCCGAGGGCGTGGCCATCGACGAGCAGGGCACCATCTACATGGTCAGCGAGCCCGACCTGTTCTACGTGTTCAAGCGCGAGGTTGCGCCGGCCAAGGCGGATTGA
- a CDS encoding NirD/YgiW/YdeI family stress tolerance protein, with translation MKLSHLPLIAAAGLFSTLTLAAGYTGPGSDAAKPAAAAQVTTVKQAQSAADDTPAVLEGTITKRIGGEHYEFKDATGSIQVEIDNDDWPAGAGVSENTKVRLTGEVDHHKMKATDIDVDRVEILQ, from the coding sequence ATGAAACTGAGTCATCTCCCCCTGATCGCTGCCGCCGGCCTGTTCTCCACCCTCACCCTGGCCGCCGGCTACACCGGTCCGGGCAGCGATGCCGCCAAGCCGGCCGCTGCCGCCCAGGTCACCACCGTCAAGCAGGCCCAGTCCGCCGCCGACGACACCCCGGCCGTGCTGGAAGGCACCATTACCAAACGCATCGGCGGTGAGCACTACGAGTTCAAGGACGCTACCGGCAGCATCCAGGTCGAGATCGACAACGACGATTGGCCGGCGGGCGCCGGGGTTTCCGAGAACACCAAGGTGCGCCTGACGGGCGAGGTCGATCACCACAAGATGAAGGCCACCGATATCGACGTGGATCGCGTCGAGATCCTGCAGTAA
- a CDS encoding APC family permease, whose protein sequence is MASQHSASTAHTTQGNAASADARLKRVLGLPALVFFGLVYMVPLTMFTTYGVVTEMTGGRTATAYLITLLAMLFTAASYSFMVRKYPISGSAYSYTSLSFGPGVGFLSGWSLLLDYLFLPMINYLLIGLFMNIAFPEIPAWVFVVASIALVTVLNVVGISQVAGMSNIIVGAQLVFIVVFVVMSIKSLAGGAPIDFSLPFVGDGSKPGFAPLMAGAAVLCLSFLGFDAVSTMAEETRDARRDIPRAIIITTVIAGLMFTLLAVISQLVFPGSVFQNADSAANEVMLKAGGQFLTNFFTAAYIAGCIGSALASQASVSRIIFTMGRDGILPRSLFGVLHARFQTPVLAILVVSAISLLAIVLDLTTLASMISFGALVAFSVVNLAVIRTYLGVERRRGAANLLKYGLIPFVGLCLTLWLWTSLSQLTLIVGLSWFAVGFTYLAVHTGGFRRKAPSVNFEENA, encoded by the coding sequence ATGGCCAGCCAACACAGCGCCAGCACTGCACACACCACCCAGGGTAACGCGGCCTCCGCCGACGCCCGCCTGAAACGCGTACTGGGGCTGCCCGCCCTGGTCTTCTTCGGCCTGGTCTACATGGTCCCGCTGACCATGTTCACCACCTACGGCGTGGTCACCGAGATGACCGGCGGCCGCACCGCCACCGCCTACCTGATCACCCTGCTGGCGATGCTGTTCACCGCCGCCTCCTACAGCTTCATGGTGCGCAAGTACCCGATTTCCGGATCGGCCTACTCCTACACCAGCCTGAGCTTCGGTCCGGGGGTCGGCTTCCTGTCCGGCTGGTCGCTGCTGCTCGACTACCTGTTCCTGCCGATGATCAACTACCTGCTCATCGGCCTGTTCATGAACATCGCCTTCCCGGAAATCCCGGCCTGGGTGTTCGTGGTCGCCTCCATCGCCCTGGTCACCGTGCTCAACGTGGTCGGCATCAGCCAGGTGGCCGGCATGAGCAACATCATCGTCGGCGCCCAGCTGGTGTTCATCGTGGTGTTCGTGGTGATGTCGATCAAGAGCCTGGCCGGCGGCGCGCCGATCGACTTCAGCCTGCCCTTCGTCGGTGACGGCAGCAAACCCGGCTTCGCCCCGCTGATGGCCGGCGCCGCGGTGCTGTGCCTGTCGTTCCTGGGCTTCGACGCGGTCTCGACCATGGCCGAGGAAACCCGTGACGCCCGCCGCGACATCCCGCGCGCGATCATCATCACCACCGTGATCGCCGGCCTGATGTTCACCCTGCTGGCGGTGATCAGCCAGCTGGTGTTCCCCGGCAGCGTGTTCCAGAACGCCGATTCGGCGGCCAACGAAGTGATGCTCAAGGCCGGCGGGCAGTTCCTGACCAACTTCTTCACCGCCGCCTATATCGCCGGCTGCATCGGCTCGGCGCTGGCGTCCCAGGCCTCGGTGTCGCGCATCATCTTCACCATGGGGCGTGACGGCATCCTCCCGCGCAGCCTGTTCGGCGTGCTGCACGCACGCTTCCAGACCCCGGTGCTGGCGATCCTGGTGGTCTCCGCGATCTCCCTGCTGGCCATCGTGCTGGACCTGACCACCCTGGCCTCGATGATCAGCTTCGGCGCGCTGGTGGCCTTCTCCGTGGTCAACCTGGCGGTGATCCGCACCTACCTGGGCGTCGAGCGCCGTCGTGGCGCCGCCAACCTGCTCAAGTACGGGCTGATCCCCTTCGTCGGCCTGTGCCTGACCCTGTGGCTGTGGACCAGCCTGTCGCAGCTGACCCTGATCGTCGGCCTGAGCTGGTTCGCCGTTGGCTTCACCTACCTGGCGGTGCACACCGGCGGTTTCCGCCGCAAGGCACCGAGCGTGAACTTCGAGGAAAACGCATGA